ATGCTTTCCGCACGGCTTTTATCAGCAAAAGCGTCGACGATGACTTGCATGCTTTCTAAGATACCACCTAATTTAGACAGATAATTGTTCATGGATTTACCACTCATTAGAGTCATTAAATCCACAGTTTCAACAGACTTCACATGGGCCTGATCAGGAAGTGGTTGAAACTGCTCGCTTCCCACGGCCACTTCAAGAACACGTTCACCGATGATGAAAGGACGGATCAATTGCACTGTGCTATTTTCACGAATTCTATCTTGGAATTTACCTAACACGTGAAAACCTACACGGATGCGATTGTCACTTTCAAGTTCCACGGAATCCACAGCCCCCGCACGCAGACCTGACATTTGCACCAAAGTACCTTGATGGATACCGTCGGCATTTTCAAATGTCGTAAAGTAGTGAACCTTCGTTTCAAACCAACCTTGTTTAATAGCGGCACTCAACGCAGTTAAAATAACTCCGCCGATAGCTAGCAATACAAACAGTCCGGCGACTCTTTCGAATTTATTAAACTTAACCTTCATCATAGATGAACTACTCTTTTCTCAGGGTCTACTGCTTGATAATAAAGCTGACCCTCATCTAAATGGATGATTTGATATTCAAAAAGATTCATGAATTTCTCATCGTAAGAACTGATGAAAACGTGCTTGAAGAAGCCTTCTTTTCTTAGACGATGAATATGATCAACAAAAAGATAAATGCTATCTTGACCAAGACCCACACTTGGATCATCCAGCAACAAAACTTGCGGACGCATCACAAGGGCTCTTAGTAAACAGGCCAGCTTGCGAATCCGACCTGGCACATGGGCCGGTCTTTCATTAGCAAATTTCTCTGCACCAAATTCTTTAAAAAGACTGTCGACTCTTTCCTTTGCTTCTTTTGGCGTCACCACATGGTGATAAAGCAAAGGCAACATCAAGTTATCAAATAAAGTTCTGTTGCTTAAAAGGCCACCGTAATCAAAGGAATAACCAATTTGCAGTCTGTACGGCAAAAACTCTTCAAAGCTCATATCAACAACGTTTTCGCCGTTGATCGTGTATTTGCCCGATTGAGGAATTTGTAAACCCGCAAGAATTTGTAAAAGCGAGCTTTTACCTGCACCCTCTTCGGCTTTAATCCAAAGAATTTCATTCATTGGAAAATCAAACTCAACATTCTGTACGATAGGATCTTGTCCGTCATGACTGAAAGACACGCCCTCAAATTTAAGACTTTCGATTTTCATTACAAGACCCCCAGACTGCGAAGTTGATTCAAGTAGAACAAGGCTGAAACCATCAAATTGAAAATCACAACGAAGATGATACTGTTCACCACGGCTTGCGTAGTCACTTGCGGTACTTCATGGGGACTGCGTTTCACCGAAAGCCCCTGATAGCACGACACAACGAAAATAATCATCCCGCTAAAACCATTTTTAAGAGCGAAAATTAAAACATCTTCCTTCGCAATCGCCTTCATCAACGAATCGGTATAAAAACCCAAAGGCATATCTTGCAGGAAACGAGTAATTAGGAATCCGCCAATCAAAGCGATAAAATTAAAATAGAAGGCCAATCCCAGAACGCTAATGATTCCCCCAACAACACGTGGGAAAACAATAAAACTTAAAGGATTAATCCCCATGCTTTCTAAAGCTTCAATCTCGCGGTTTGCGCGCATGTTGCCGACTTCCGACGCCACGGCGGTTCCCGATCTTGCAATAACCACCAGCGCCACCAACAACGGTCCCGCTTCACGCAACACCATGACGATCAGGAAGTTCCCGATCATCTGCGTTCCACCCAGTAAAGTTAAGTTTGAGAGAGATTGAAGGATCATGATCGATCCCACACCCAATGCAAGAACAGAAATCAATGGCAGGGCTTGAAAACCAGTGAAATAAATTTGCGCTGAAATAACACCGAAAATCTGGCGGAAACCTTGAGCTTTATCAAGTAAAGTCGCACGAAGAGCAAGATAGACCATTAGAAGGACACGTGCCGTGTACTCCAAATTCTTTGTAACAGATCTTCCTAGCGAATCGATGTGCGCCAGTAAAGAAGTCATAATTAAGCCCTCGTTTTCTTAAAGGACTTATCGGTTTCCATATATTAAATCTGCTTAGAGGAAGGTCCTGTTTTAGTAGGCCCACACAGAGTAAAACAAAGATTTTAGGGCCTCAAAGCTTGCTTCCCAGACCAAGGACTCGTAACGACCCCCTATGATGGAGTGCTTTTGAATATAGATATTCTCAGGGAACGCGGCCCGGAACGTATGGTAAGCGCGATACATATGAAGCTTTGAAGTCACTAATAAAACATCACGACATTTCAACGCTTCAACAATTGGAAGACTTTGCTGAGCATTTCCGTAAGTAGTTTCAGAACGACGGTCTAAGACAACATCATTCTCCGTAAGATTTCCATAAAAGGGCCACACCGGCATGATCTCACGCAAGCGTGCGTTGGAATAAACTCCAGAGATAATTAATTTTTTAACTCGTTGATTCGCAAGAAGATCAAAACCTTCACGCACTCTTCCCGGCCCGCCGGTTAAGACCACAGCGCAATCTGCTGCCGGCGTTTTTAGCCATGATTGAACCACTTCGCTTTGAACTTTCTTATATTCATCATAAAAGCGATAAACGACGATGGCGCTAAAAAGCGCCATCACCCAAAAAGTCTTAGAACGAAGCAAGGCCCTAGCGATGCGCAATGACTTCAATCTCCACGTTAACACCTTTAGGCAAACCTGCTACTGCCACTGTCGAACGAGCTGGAGGAGCTTCTTTAAAAGATTTCGCGTAAATTTCGTTCACAGTCGCAAAATCATTCATGTTGGTGATAAAGATCGTTGTCTTAATGACGTTTGAAAAATTAAGACCCGCTTGGGTCAAAACTGCATCGATATTTTTCATAACCATTTCAGTTTGAATTTTAATATCGCCAGTGAAAACTTCATTGGTTTTTGGATCAATAGAGATTTGTCCAGAGCAGAACAAAAAGTCACCCATTTGCACTGCTTGAGAATAAGGACCCACTGCTTTAGGAGCGTTGTCTGTGTGAATAACTTTTTTCATTATTAAATTCCTTTATTAGAAGTAGAAAACAATTCCAGCACTGAACGGGCCGTTACCGATAGTTTTAAAGCGAACGTCATCCAAAGAAACAACACCAACGCCACCTTCGAAGGTAAATCCAAGATTCTCTAAGCCAGGTAGGAAGAACTCAGCACCGAAAAGTGCGTTGATTTCAAAACCACTTTCCTTATTGCCACCAGTTTCAAGATTCACAAGACCTAAAGCTCCACCCATGTAGAAGTTCAAGTTGTCTTCTTTGAAAACGATGCGACGAACGCCTGCGTTTGCAGTGAATTTTGAATTATCTTTTTCAGTATCGATACCTAAACCACCAACAACTGCTAGCTCTGATACTGGATAATAAACAGCAGCAAGCTCTGCAATGCCGATAGAAGCATTGGACTTCACTCCGACGCCCAAACGGTTTGTTAATTCCTTAGCTTGAACGGTGCCCGCCGCCATAATCATACAAAATAAAACTGCGATATTTTTAAGCACTTCTGCTCCCTTTTTCTTCTTACCTCGCCCCAAGGCGAAATAACGACTTAATTATTGCAGATTCATTAAATGCAAAACCGTCATCATGGGCAAAAAGATTCTGCATCTTACAAAGGGTGTCATAAGCCCTCTTGATAACGTTAAAAAATTGTGAGACTGATCGGTGATGTTAAAGCTTCTTGTGATCATCTTCGCCCTACTTTCTGTTAAGATTTCTTTTGCTGTTGGTCGAACAGAACATTATGAATACCTAACCCCAACAGAAAAACTTTTGTTAGAAAATGGCATTAACGAAAGTACTTTAGAAAGCCGCTGCCCGCGCACGGCAGAATTCGCTAAAAAAGCCCGTTGGGACGCTCCGCTTAAAGAAAAAGCAGATTTCATTTTGGTGGATAAAAAACGCCGCCTGATTCACATCATAAACCAAGAAACAGTCTTAGCTAGCTTTCGCATGGCCTTAGGAACAAACCCCGTGGGAGATAAAATTGCAGAAGGCGACGCACGAACACCTGAAGGCGTCTATTTCATCGATCTAAAAAATAGGAAAAGCGAATTTCACTTGAGCCTGGGAATCAATTATCCCAATTCAAAAGATATAGAAGAAGCAAAACAAAAAGGCATAAACTTTCCAGGTAAAGACATCATGATTCACGGTCTTCCCAACGGGTGGCTTAAACGCAAAGTCATCAAACACCCAAGAGATTGGACCAAGGGATGCATGGCCGTCCGTGACTACGAAATCGAATACATCTTCACAGCCGTAGACCTAGGCACCCTCATAGAAATCTGCCCGTGACATTCTTTTAGAATCTACGCCACGCTTTTGATAACAACTAATTTAATCACAATTGATATTTAAGATGATAATGAAGTTCCTCATAATTGAGAGGGTGTGGCTCGATAAAGCCCGCTAAACTGGAAAGTTTGATAAAATCTTAAAAAGTTACAACTTAAATGATATGTGACAAATGTCCGTAGTGATAAATACGCTGTGGCGAAGTTAAATTAAAGCTTCGGCGATTTTATCGAGAAATTCCGAACTGAAATTACCTAGATTATTTTTTTCGTGTTCCCAAACTTTTTCCCGTTGGAAGCGAAAACCGGTTCCAGTTTCTTTAAGTTTAGTTAAAGCTGCTTGATCGATTTTTTCAGCGAACATGACGATCTGCGCTTCGATTGGTAGCATTTCTGTTGGCACTTGATTTGGAAAACCTTTTTGATCTGCCCTTTCATGGGTGCAAACCAAGACTGACTTTACTGAATCTTCAATAGGAAGTTTTTTAATCAAAGCACGATTCAAAGAAAGAATCGGATGCTTTTCAAATTGCGATTGCTGATTTTCTAAAACTTTTCTCTCTGAGGAAAACAGATATTCGCGAGTCACACTATCCTCAAGATCGAAAATTCCTAGATCAGTAAACAGCGCAGCTAGAAAAGCCACCATCGGATCACCCTGATTACCCTTAATCGCAATCAATGCAGAATAAGTTGCAATCCAAGGCGCGCGCCAATAATTTGCAGGTTCCTCTTCAAGAGCTTCTCTAAATACATCCCATAAATCCGCATCACTCTTTAAAGCGTCAAAGAGACTTTCAATCAATTTCTTCAGATCCTGATAAAGCTGTCCTACGCGGACTTCATTGGGCTGTACCAAATCAAACAAAAGAAATTCATTCAATTGCAGACATTGACTATAAATCGCTAAGAAACTCGCACGAGCTCTCTTGTGCATGCTTTTGCCAGAGGTATCAAAATAGTTTTT
This is a stretch of genomic DNA from Bdellovibrio reynosensis. It encodes these proteins:
- a CDS encoding MlaD family protein — its product is MMKVKFNKFERVAGLFVLLAIGGVILTALSAAIKQGWFETKVHYFTTFENADGIHQGTLVQMSGLRAGAVDSVELESDNRIRVGFHVLGKFQDRIRENSTVQLIRPFIIGERVLEVAVGSEQFQPLPDQAHVKSVETVDLMTLMSGKSMNNYLSKLGGILESMQVIVDAFADKSRAESMVRVIDRLDPLMKNLNTMSTEVIKLSKQATKDDGVQKLVGNLAVTTTEINKILPELNNQNPELAKDLAVMTQNLATVTKALGPAVQHVEAELPGASVRLVEALNETVVVLKAMQKSFFMRSSVQEVREEESKRVPANSK
- a CDS encoding cell division ATP-binding protein FtsE, which gives rise to MKIESLKFEGVSFSHDGQDPIVQNVEFDFPMNEILWIKAEEGAGKSSLLQILAGLQIPQSGKYTINGENVVDMSFEEFLPYRLQIGYSFDYGGLLSNRTLFDNLMLPLLYHHVVTPKEAKERVDSLFKEFGAEKFANERPAHVPGRIRKLACLLRALVMRPQVLLLDDPSVGLGQDSIYLFVDHIHRLRKEGFFKHVFISSYDEKFMNLFEYQIIHLDEGQLYYQAVDPEKRVVHL
- a CDS encoding MlaE family ABC transporter permease — its product is MTSLLAHIDSLGRSVTKNLEYTARVLLMVYLALRATLLDKAQGFRQIFGVISAQIYFTGFQALPLISVLALGVGSIMILQSLSNLTLLGGTQMIGNFLIVMVLREAGPLLVALVVIARSGTAVASEVGNMRANREIEALESMGINPLSFIVFPRVVGGIISVLGLAFYFNFIALIGGFLITRFLQDMPLGFYTDSLMKAIAKEDVLIFALKNGFSGMIIFVVSCYQGLSVKRSPHEVPQVTTQAVVNSIIFVVIFNLMVSALFYLNQLRSLGVL
- a CDS encoding YdcF family protein yields the protein MKSLRIARALLRSKTFWVMALFSAIVVYRFYDEYKKVQSEVVQSWLKTPAADCAVVLTGGPGRVREGFDLLANQRVKKLIISGVYSNARLREIMPVWPFYGNLTENDVVLDRRSETTYGNAQQSLPIVEALKCRDVLLVTSKLHMYRAYHTFRAAFPENIYIQKHSIIGGRYESLVWEASFEALKSLFYSVWAY
- a CDS encoding RidA family protein; protein product: MKKVIHTDNAPKAVGPYSQAVQMGDFLFCSGQISIDPKTNEVFTGDIKIQTEMVMKNIDAVLTQAGLNFSNVIKTTIFITNMNDFATVNEIYAKSFKEAPPARSTVAVAGLPKGVNVEIEVIAHR
- a CDS encoding organic solvent tolerance protein yields the protein MLKNIAVLFCMIMAAGTVQAKELTNRLGVGVKSNASIGIAELAAVYYPVSELAVVGGLGIDTEKDNSKFTANAGVRRIVFKEDNLNFYMGGALGLVNLETGGNKESGFEINALFGAEFFLPGLENLGFTFEGGVGVVSLDDVRFKTIGNGPFSAGIVFYF
- a CDS encoding L,D-transpeptidase family protein — its product is MLKLLVIIFALLSVKISFAVGRTEHYEYLTPTEKLLLENGINESTLESRCPRTAEFAKKARWDAPLKEKADFILVDKKRRLIHIINQETVLASFRMALGTNPVGDKIAEGDARTPEGVYFIDLKNRKSEFHLSLGINYPNSKDIEEAKQKGINFPGKDIMIHGLPNGWLKRKVIKHPRDWTKGCMAVRDYEIEYIFTAVDLGTLIEICP
- a CDS encoding HD-GYP domain-containing protein is translated as MSDNSKNLFRQKLELLIVDGTEEVLNRAKQVISRHYLTFQSVNSKDLVPGSLGELLRAQVILIAQNQVESSEAFIQRATGVLKVFPRSRMIAVGLPGFQWSEAVANVSVLSSFEFLQTLKFEYLCLLRCRGQFQSISSSDLFPMTSMSFPAFIRLSLNQRYLAVVYSNTVLSDDRFQRLVKAEGGLYIQNKDSEKYLEYIKNYFDTSGKSMHKRARASFLAIYSQCLQLNEFLLFDLVQPNEVRVGQLYQDLKKLIESLFDALKSDADLWDVFREALEEEPANYWRAPWIATYSALIAIKGNQGDPMVAFLAALFTDLGIFDLEDSVTREYLFSSERKVLENQQSQFEKHPILSLNRALIKKLPIEDSVKSVLVCTHERADQKGFPNQVPTEMLPIEAQIVMFAEKIDQAALTKLKETGTGFRFQREKVWEHEKNNLGNFSSEFLDKIAEALI